GTGGCATATTTATCGGTTGGAAGCTTTTTCTTATAGACATGAACCGAATTGTCATCGGTTGCTATACATAGAAACTCACCAAAAACACACATTTTCGTTATAGTAGCTTTAGTAGATAGTGTAATTAAGTGCTCTTCGATACCTCGCTTGTAGATACCAACTTTGTTATGAAACGCAGCGTACacataatgaaaatgagcAGCCAATGAGACAATTGGAGTTTCTGTTTCCTTTGAGGAAACAAATAATAGGTGTAAATTATTGGCATCATATATTTGGAAAGTTTTGCCAACACTAGTAACAATATAGAATGTGCTACCTAGAGTACCAATGGCAAATGGAGTGCCATTACTGACATTACCAACAACTCTGAATGGAGCAAAAATCTTAGAAGGTGTCAACACAGGTTTTCCAGAGCCTTCTGTTTTTCTCctcttaataatatcagTCATTTTacctttattattatcgaGAAAATTGATGATATGCTATGTGAATCCTTGCAATAAATATCtgaacaatattttttatagatTTTGCTTTTAATTAGGCTCATCACTTTCTACcgaaattaaatttttcaactcATCGCGATCTATTTTTgcaaattttgaaaaattcccGAATGCACGTGAGATAAAGAATCCGCCTTTTAAAGGGATTTTAGGTGATTATAAGAATCTGAGAAAAAAGAGTTATACGAATATGCTTTCCTATTTTGAAGAAAGGTAAGGCCTCCTTATCATTGACTTTTAGAATTCATCTTTGAAAATAGCTATAGGCAAGCTTGTTTAAGTTGCTTTATACATTGTAATGCAAGAAAAGAACTTGCCAAAAGAAGGAGAAATTTTACCGTCTCTGAACGATAAACGACCTGGATCTGAAAAAGACTTGAAATACTTAGATACACCAATTAATTCAGATcccttaaaaaaaacaaaagcTGAAACTAGGTCGGGTACTGCAAAAACTATTGAGTCTTTTGCTCCAATCTTAGAGGCATTTTCTCCAACTCCATCACACAGTGAAAACACTTCTCTTAAATTGGGAACTCCAGGAAGTCCCAGAATAGATACCCTGAATGAAGAGGAAGCACTGACTAATCTTTTGAATGTTGGGCtacaattaaatgataaaaatcaaCGCAGTTCACACAATTCAGTTACTGATCCATCTAGTTCTGCAAATTCAGTGAATTTTTCAGATAATTTTGATCGACCAGATATGAACTCAGGCTTAGGAATCTCTTCAACAGCTTTCGATTCACTACCACCAAGTAtaattaaagatgaatCCCCAGTACCTCATGCAAAATCAACTTCACCATCGACTTCGTCTTCTAGAAAGTCTTCTTTATCTCATCATAAAGTTCAATTACCGAGAGTAGGGAAGATTGGTGTGTGTGCTATGGACGCAAAAGTACTATCAAAACCTTGTACACAAATCCTGAATAGACTGCAAGAAAATGGCCAATTCAcaactattatttttggtGATAAAGTTATTCTGGATGAAAAGGTTGAGAATTGGCCAACTTgtgattttttaatttcttttttttccaaaggATTCCCACTAGAAAAAGCTATTCGATATGTTAATTTAAGAAAGCCATTTATGATTAATGACTTAGTAATGCAAAAAGCATTGTGGGATAGAAGATTATGCTTACAGATCTTACAAGCGGCAAATATTCCAACGCCGAGGAGGCTAATGATCATACGAGATGGTGGCCCAAAAGTTGACaaacaattgaaagaaaaattatctaaagCAGGCGTTGAAGTTGATAAAATGGTAGAATCACGTTGGAAAATGATAGATGATGATACTTTAGAAGTAGATGGCCATATAATGCGGAAGCCATTTGTCGAGAAGCCTGTTGATGGCGAAgatcataatattttcatttattatcaCTCCAAAAATGGTGGTGGGGGGAGACGCCTGTTCCGTAAAGTTGGTAACAAATCATCTGAATTTGATCCTTCCCTAATAACTCCTCGAAGACAAGGCTCTTACATTTATGAGGAATTCATGGATACAGATAACTTAGAAGATGTTAAAGCGTATACAGTCGGTGAAGGTTTTTGCCATGCTGAGACAAGAAAGTCTCCCGTCGTTGATGGTATTGTTAGACGAAATATTCATGGGAAAGAAGTAAGATATATCACTGAATTAACCGACGAAGAGAAAGAGATTGCAAGAAAAGTTTCAACTGCATTTTCACAAATGATTTGCGGctttgatttattaagaGTTAAAGGAAAAAGCTATGTAATTGATGTCAATGGCTTCTCTTTCGTAAAGGATAATACCTCATACTATGACTCTTGTGCACAAATTTTAAGGGATACTTTTATTAAGGCaaagaaagaaattgataagaaaaaacaaattttgCCAATTatcaaagaagaaaaaatgcAAAATTGGGTATTCAAAGGACTAGTTTCCATTATTCGTCACGCTGACAGAACTCCTAAGcagaaaattaaatattcttttacaACTCCAATATTTATAGCTTTATTAAAGGGACATAAAGAAGAAGTAATTATTCGTGCACAAACCGATATGGAAATCGTCCTACAAGCTCTTTCATTTGCAAGAGAAGAGAATAAAGAAGATCCAGCTAAACTTAAAGTTCTTTATACtgctttgaaaaaaaaattgacaTTCCGTGGTACTAAAATCCAGCTGAAGCCCGttataaataaagataacGAAGTAGAGAAAGTTCAATTTATCCTTAAATGGGGTGGTGAACCAACCCATTCTGCACCATATCAAGCACAAGATTTAGGTGAAGAAATGAGACAGTATTtcgatttattaaataaggATACTCTGCAAGATGTTACAAtatattcttcttcagaaaGAAGAGTTGTTCTTACTGCTCAGACATGGGCTAATGCTTTGTTTGGAGAAGATGAAATATCCAGCGatgttattaatattagaaagGATTTACTAGATGATAGCAATGCTGCGAAGGAATTAATGgataaagttaaaaaaaggtTAAAACCTTTATTAAGACAACATAAAAAACCTTCACGAAATTTTTCTTGGCCTCCAGAAATGCCTGAACCATACACTGTTGTTAAAAGAGTTGTagaattaatgaattttcaCAAAAAGGTTTTACGGTATAATTTTGCTAATGAGGATATTGAAAACATTCAAGCTAGATGGTGCTGTGGAGAAGATCCTGCATTATTCAAAGAAAGATGGGAGAAATTGTTTAAGGAATTTACAAGTGTAGAGAAATTAGACCCTTCTAAAATATCAGAATTATATGATTCTATGAAATATGATGCTTTACATAATAGAGAATTTTTACAACTAGTCTTCAATCCAAACAATTGTCAAGAcgtaaaagaagaaatagaaaagCATGCATCTTTAGTAGATAGATACCCAATCAATATATTAGCcatgaataattttaaaatctcgaataatttaaagacTGATGACGCCGATGCTCAAAATACTAGCAGTGTTGGATCATTGGGATGGTCACTTGAAGGTAAAACAATGAAAAACCCAAATGCTATCCCTGATTCTCCCTTTAATGATCCAtcatttattcaattcagagaattatttaaactaACCAAAGTtctatttgattttataaGCCCTCAGGAGTATGGTATTGAAGATACGGAAAAGCTAGATATTGGTTTATTAACATCATTACCATTAGCAAAgcaaattttaaatgacctaaaagatttaaaagagAAAACATCGCCAGGATGTGTTGcatattttacaaaagaGTCACATATTTATACCCTTTTAAACATTATTTATGAGTCTGGAATTCCAATGAAAATCGTACGGAGCGCCCTACCAGAATTCGATTATTTATcacaaataaattttgaattatacGAAAGTACTGACCCTATGGGCCATAAAACCCATGCTATTAGACTAAAAATGTCACCAGGTTGCCATACTCAAGATCCCTTAGATGTTCAGATTGATGAAAAGCATTATATAAGTTGCAttccaaaaatatcattaacaAAACATTTAGACATGGATTATTGCCAGCagaaattaagaaataaatttccaAGGGTTAACTTACCACCTAAATTTATTCCTGTTAGTATTACAAATCccaatttaatatttaaaaaagaaattcaagcgaaaatggaaaaagaGGAAAAATGCATTTACCTTCATTATCAGAAGAGGAAGATCTCTCTGTAACAGCAACACCATTATCTTCTTCACCTTCTACTACTCCACATAACAAAGGTAGCTCTCCTACTTCtccaaaaaaatctaattaaatatgacattcttatataataaaataaaacaatatataCTATAATTCTGGTTAATTGTGCTTTAAAAGTAAAACtggaatatataaaacaGACTAAATATGCATGAGATTATAAGGTATAAAGATaaggatatatatataatcaaATGTTTAATTATAAGTATAAATGTAacttataaatataaatatggaaaaaataatgtacACTTCTAAcatataatttatcagaATGAAATAATGTAAAATGCTGTTTTCAaacatattatttatataatgaaGCAAGATTGTCAAATAAAACGGAAATACTTTCACCGTAATGATCACGACGAATGCATTCAGCGAAAATTGGAGCTACATCAATAATCACCAATTTTTTCGACTTGGAACGGTGCTCTGGTGAGATTGGATATGTATTTGTAACGATGATTTGATGAATAGCATCtgatttttctaattcttccaAACAATCACCGGTAAACAAACCATGAGTTGCAACTACGTATACTTTCTTAGCACCACAATTCTTAACCAAATGTTCAGCAGCGCTGATAAATGAGCCTGGTCTATCAATCATATCATCTAGAATAATTGCTGAACAATCGCGGACATTACCAACTAATGTAATCaatttttccttttgaACTTGTTCATCTTCTTCGTCATCAGAATCACCATTTTCATAAGTTTCACCTAAAGCACAAGAATCAGAGAAAGCtgattcatcatcattatcgaTTTCTACGGcaacttcttcttcatcatcagcAATGACATGACCATTACGAATTCTAGCAGTTTGGAACCCATTTGTTAAGATAATATTATGTTCACCTGGGACATTTTCTTGGGAAATGGTAGGTTTActatttcttctaattgAGGATTGTCTTCTGTTAGCACTAgtctttttgttttgagtatatatatcttgTGAACGACGACGATCAGTATGAATCATGGCgaaattaattttcaaagCATCAGCTAGAGCAGTAACTCTTTTAGTACCACCGGCATTCTTCGAGACAACCACAGCATCCTGATAGTCTTGAACATTTTCTCTAATCCATTTGGCTAAACTTGGTGCACcatataaattatcaacAGGCTTACTAAAGAAACCTTGCATTTGAGAAGCATGTAAATCCATGGATATAACATGATCAGCACCTGCCATGATTAACATATTTGCTAACATTCTTGCTGTAATAGCACCTCTATGCTTTCTCATTTTACATTGCTTAGAGTATGGGAATTGTGGAATCACTGCAGTGATTTTTTTAGCAGAACCACCTCTACAGGCTGAGACgagaattaataattccatAATATGATCATTGATAGTGTTTGAACCAGACTGAATAATATAAACATCTTCATCACGAACGGAGACACCAATTTGAACTGAGGTTTCACCATTGGAAAACTTCTTTAAAGTACATGGGGCAGGTTCAATGCCTAATCTTGCACAGACTAATTTACCTAGATCTGGATGAGAATTACCAACGAATACTTTACACTTACGCATAGTTATTGAAAGTTGACGAGAGATAGAGGAAATTTGATTGAATAATGAATACCGGGGCAGCAAACCAGATGTTTAAAAAAACCCTTTACAAGATACCAGACCAACGTGTAAATATGCTTTTGCAAAAGCTgtgtttttaaaatatattgaagtaatttaatatttgcgATGAgctaattcaaattttcagAATGTcctagaaaaaaaaaaaaaaaaaattggtgAAAAATGTTATTTGAAACCAGAAATCAGGGAACAAAATAGTCCGAACGGAAAAATGGTTAATATGGTAAGCCCGACGGTGATATTGCCGTGTAGGCGTgcaatgaatatttttaataaaatatttagtatGGAAAAAACTATTCATATGTGAAGTTAGATCCAATagtaattgataaattatttgaattagattTATGCCgctattttatttgattacattactattatatcgtaaaactataaaaaaaatagatgaaattgaaaaaacaaaacctcaatatttaaaaattagttTAATTGAAAGATTCATAAAAAGTAACTGCAACGGTATAAAGGTAAAAATGCAAAAATATAAACTAACTAGTTTTAAAGACCAAATTACAGAGTATATACAGattattgaagaatctGAAATGTTTAAACATTTAGTCTGTGAATTGAAAGAACGTTTCACacatattgaaaaaatacgATGCTTAGCAATTGGAAGCTTTGCAGAAGATTTCCAAGCTAGATATCAAATAGCATTTTTAATCAAATTAGTAGAAGTATTAAGTAAAGATAAACACGAGCATATTGTGGTATCAATTAATGATCCTGTATTTACCGAGGAAGATATGCAATATATACATGATTTGGGAGATAGCTGGAAAGTTGAGCCTGATTTGCAACAGATTGAGCGCTCTACTAATAAAAccctattttttttacctcATGCACCATTAGAATTGACCGAGAGCGTTCTTATGACTGAGAAGCCTCAAATATTTCTGGCCAACAATTTAGTGCGACACACAGATAGATATACCAAGATAAAattgtttgaaaaatatccAGTTATGAGTAAGcttgtaaattatttagaaaagaaTGAGGTAagtatgaaaaataatgaaattgcaaaaaatgatgaagattttcaaattgttaagaaaaaaaaaagaaggggcaaaaatattatatataaagaagCACAGGTAGATTATGACTCTATTGAGACATATTTTGAAACTGCCGAGATCATTAGCGATTTTAAGAATGGTAAACTATTAGAAAATCAACCCTGGATCAATTCATTCTCTGATTTAACATTGCATTTAATCTTATAAGGCGTATtacataataaaaacaaattctataaaatattatatattgttAGGTGTATTATCTTGATCTTTTCATGGCGATTTCATTATCATGAGGAAATTCTATCATCATTCCTGCTGTTGAGTGGTTATCCATTTGCATTGGAAAACTCATCATTGCATCGTTTGAGTTTGATGTATGGTATTCTAAATCATCAGCAGTCCCCATATTATTAAGGAATcggaaattttttaaagtttcaCCCATTGTTGTTGGCAAAGTGGTGGACGAAGCCGCCGAATCAAATTCGTCATCGGAGTCAGTAGTTTGACGggaattgaaattgaactCTAAACATTTAGTTAGggaatcatttaaattatgaATCAAATCATCACCTTTATTGATCccaaaatttttaaaagtgaataaattttctatataATTGACATCATTATAAACCCTTTCGTACATGGAATATTTGGATTGgaatttcaaatcaatcGTATTCAAAGATTCATTGGTGTTAGTATCTAGAGGAAAAAACTGTGTTAAGACGGGatcattttctaaagttaataataattcgtATCTATTACCTTCTGGTGTGGtattatttcttgtaaGTCCATGATAAATGATATTTGTAATAGGTATTTGTAAGCCAATAGATAGATGTGTTAGCCAAATGATCAAATGACTATGTAAGATAAATAATTGTACTTCGCATGGCGAGGTAGTGATATTGAGACATGTTAATAAAAGGTCTCTACTTCCTGCTAGTAAGATTGGTAaattagatgataataTAGTAGAAGAATAATCTAAATGTCTTGGATGAGTAGATTGAAAAACTTTCCACGGTATAACATTTTCAACAGTGGGtattatatttgtaatttgtGTAAATTCTAGTTGTGACGACATTTGTTTGGTCTCTTGAGTTGATTCTTTATTTGCTTGCTTCACTTCTTAATTTAGCAGCATAAAAATAgtgtaaatatatataagttTTGCAAAGCCTATAAACAGTTTCACGTGTCCGAGCAGAGATGGACTGCTTTCTCAACTGTTACT
This DNA window, taken from Henningerozyma blattae CBS 6284 chromosome 3, complete genome, encodes the following:
- the TBLA0C02100 gene encoding uncharacterized protein (similar to Saccharomyces cerevisiae VIP1 (YLR410W); ancestral locus Anc_4.276) encodes the protein MQEKNLPKEGEILPSLNDKRPGSEKDLKYLDTPINSDPLKKTKAETRSGTAKTIESFAPILEAFSPTPSHSENTSLKLGTPGSPRIDTLNEEEALTNLLNVGLQLNDKNQRSSHNSVTDPSSSANSVNFSDNFDRPDMNSGLGISSTAFDSLPPSIIKDESPVPHAKSTSPSTSSSRKSSLSHHKVQLPRVGKIGVCAMDAKVLSKPCTQILNRLQENGQFTTIIFGDKVILDEKVENWPTCDFLISFFSKGFPLEKAIRYVNLRKPFMINDLVMQKALWDRRLCLQILQAANIPTPRRLMIIRDGGPKVDKQLKEKLSKAGVEVDKMVESRWKMIDDDTLEVDGHIMRKPFVEKPVDGEDHNIFIYYHSKNGGGGRRLFRKVGNKSSEFDPSLITPRRQGSYIYEEFMDTDNLEDVKAYTVGEGFCHAETRKSPVVDGIVRRNIHGKEVRYITELTDEEKEIARKVSTAFSQMICGFDLLRVKGKSYVIDVNGFSFVKDNTSYYDSCAQILRDTFIKAKKEIDKKKQILPIIKEEKMQNWVFKGLVSIIRHADRTPKQKIKYSFTTPIFIALLKGHKEEVIIRAQTDMEIVLQALSFAREENKEDPAKLKVLYTALKKKLTFRGTKIQLKPVINKDNEVEKVQFILKWGGEPTHSAPYQAQDLGEEMRQYFDLLNKDTLQDVTIYSSSERRVVLTAQTWANALFGEDEISSDVINIRKDLLDDSNAAKELMDKVKKRLKPLLRQHKKPSRNFSWPPEMPEPYTVVKRVVELMNFHKKVLRYNFANEDIENIQARWCCGEDPALFKERWEKLFKEFTSVEKLDPSKISELYDSMKYDALHNREFLQLVFNPNNCQDVKEEIEKHASLVDRYPINILAMNNFKISNNLKTDDADAQNTSSVGSLGWSLEGKTMKNPNAIPDSPFNDPSFIQFRELFKLTKVLFDFISPQEYGIEDTEKLDIGLLTSLPLAKQILNDLKDLKEKTSPGCVAYFTKESHIYTLLNIIYESGIPMKIVRSALPEFDYLSQINFELYESTDPMGHKTHAIRLKMSPGCHTQDPLDVQIDEKHYISCIPKISLTKHLDMDYCQQKLRNKFPRVNLPPKFIPVSITNPNLIFKKEIQAKMEKEEKCIYLHYQKRKISL
- the TBLA0C02110 gene encoding ribose-phosphate diphosphokinase (similar to Saccharomyces cerevisiae PRS1 (YKL181W); ancestral locus Anc_4.278) — encoded protein: MRKCKVFVGNSHPDLGKLVCARLGIEPAPCTLKKFSNGETSVQIGVSVRDEDVYIIQSGSNTINDHIMELLILVSACRGGSAKKITAVIPQFPYSKQCKMRKHRGAITARMLANMLIMAGADHVISMDLHASQMQGFFSKPVDNLYGAPSLAKWIRENVQDYQDAVVVSKNAGGTKRVTALADALKINFAMIHTDRRRSQDIYTQNKKTSANRRQSSIRRNSKPTISQENVPGEHNIILTNGFQTARIRNGHVIADDEEEVAVEIDNDDESAFSDSCALGETYENGDSDDEEDEQVQKEKLITLVGNVRDCSAIILDDMIDRPGSFISAAEHLVKNCGAKKVYVVATHGLFTGDCLEELEKSDAIHQIIVTNTYPISPEHRSKSKKLVIIDVAPIFAECIRRDHYGESISVLFDNLASLYK
- the BER1 gene encoding Ber1p (similar to Saccharomyces cerevisiae YLR412W; ancestral locus Anc_4.279); this translates as MPLFYLITLLLYRKTIKKIDEIEKTKPQYLKISLIERFIKSNCNGIKVKMQKYKLTSFKDQITEYIQIIEESEMFKHLVCELKERFTHIEKIRCLAIGSFAEDFQARYQIAFLIKLVEVLSKDKHEHIVVSINDPVFTEEDMQYIHDLGDSWKVEPDLQQIERSTNKTLFFLPHAPLELTESVLMTEKPQIFLANNLVRHTDRYTKIKLFEKYPVMSKLVNYLEKNEVSMKNNEIAKNDEDFQIVKKKKRRGKNIIYKEAQVDYDSIETYFETAEIISDFKNGKLLENQPWINSFSDLTLHLIL
- the LOT5 gene encoding Lot5p (similar to Saccharomyces cerevisiae LOT5 (YKL183W); ancestral locus Anc_4.281), which codes for MSSQLEFTQITNIIPTVENVIPWKVFQSTHPRHLDYSSTILSSNLPILLAGSRDLLLTCLNITTSPCEVQLFILHSHLIIWLTHLSIGLQIPITNIIYHGLTRNNTTPEGNRYELLLTLENDPVLTQFFPLDTNTNESLNTIDLKFQSKYSMYERVYNDVNYIENLFTFKNFGINKGDDLIHNLNDSLTKCLEFNFNSRQTTDSDDEFDSAASSTTLPTTMGETLKNFRFLNNMGTADDLEYHTSNSNDAMMSFPMQMDNHSTAGMMIEFPHDNEIAMKRSR